Proteins encoded within one genomic window of Oncorhynchus tshawytscha isolate Ot180627B linkage group LG02, Otsh_v2.0, whole genome shotgun sequence:
- the LOC112221825 gene encoding protein kish-B, producing the protein MTNVYSFDGIVVFGLLYICTCAYLKKVPRLNSWLLSEKKGVWGVFYKAAVIGTRLHHAVAITCLSMALYLVFLK; encoded by the exons ATGACAAATG TGTACTCGTTCGATGGGATTGTGGTGTTTGGGCTTCTGTACATCTGTACGTGTGCGTACCTCAAGAAGGTGCCTCGCTTAAACAGTTGGCTACTTTCTGAGAAGAAGGGAGTGTGGGGGGTGTTCTATAAAG CTGCAGTGATTGGGACCAGACTCCACCATGCTGTGGCTATAACCTGTCTGTCGATGGCATTGTACCTTGTCTTCTTAAAGTGA
- the LOC112221817 gene encoding beta-1,3-galactosyltransferase 6 — translation MSLVRVVCRHKTALAIGGVCLFAVVLLFLAKCTSETLKQGQADPPGLAPHAAHSQPRAEHPELPSRPKDLSAFLVVLITTGPKYTERRSIIRSTWLAKKDPEVLAMFVVGTEGLPAEDMQNINTEQGRHKDLLLLPALRDSYENLTLKLLHMYSWLDHNVDFKFVLKADDDTFARLDLLKEELKTKEPSRLYWGFFSGRGRVKTAGKWRESAWELCDYYLPYALGGGYLLSCDLVHYIRINTAYLKVWQSEDVSLGAWLAPVDVKRTHDPRFDTEYKSRGCSNKYMVTHKQSLEDMLEKQQTLQRDGRLCKEEVKLRLSYVYDWSVPPSQCCQRKDGIP, via the exons ATGAGCCTGGTCCGCGTTGTGTGTCGTCACAAGACGGCCCTGGCCATCGGAGGAGTGTGCCTCTTTGCTGTTGTCCTCCTTTTCCTCGCCAAGTGTACCTCGGAGACCCTAAAACAGGGCCAGGCCGACCCTCCAGGCCTAGCACCCCACGCTGCCCACTCCCAGCCCCGAGCAGAGCACCCTGAGCTCCCCTCACGCCCCAAAGACCTCTCGGCCTTCCTGGTGGTCCTCATCACCACAGGACCCAAGTACACAGAGCGCAGGAGCATCATCCGTAGTACCTGGCTGGCTAAGAAGGATCCGGAGGTTCTAGCTATGTTCGTGGTGGGAACCGAGGGTCTGCCCGCAGAGGATATGCAGAACATCAACACAGAGCAGGGGCGGCACAAAGACCTGCTCTTACTCCCTGCGCTGCGAGACTCGTATGAGAACCTGACCCTGAAGCTGCTGCATATGTATTCCTGGCTAGATCACAATGTAGACTTCAAGTTTGTGTTAAAAGCGGACGATGACACTTTTGCTCGTCTGGACCTGTTGAAG GAGGAGCTGAAGACTAAAGAACCCAGCCGGCTGTACTGGGGCTTCTTCTCAGGCCGCGGTCGCGTGAAGACCGCAGGGAAGTGGAGGGAGTCGGCCTGGGAGCTGTGTGACTACTACCTACCCTACGCCCTGGGTGGAGGCTACCTGCTCTCCTGCGACCTCGTACACTACATCCGAATCAACACGGCCTACCTCAAGGTGTGGCAGAGCGAGGACGTGTCACTGGGGGCGTGGCTAGCCCCGGTGGACGTCAAACGGACACACGACCCTCGATTCGACACGGAGTACAAGTCTCGGGGGTGTAGTAATAAATACATGGTGACTCACAAGCAGAGCCTGGAGGATATGTTGGAGAAACAGCAGACGCTGCAGAGAGACGGGAGGCTGTGTAAGGAAGAGGTTAAACTCCGCCTGAGCTACGTGTACGACTGGAGCGTCCCGCCCTCACAGTGCTGCCAGAGGAAGGATGGAATACCCTGA